One window of Candidatus Methylomirabilota bacterium genomic DNA carries:
- a CDS encoding EamA family transporter: MTAPAIVPALALAAAVLSAAATIFVRQGLRRSDPYTGVWINMIVGAVGLWICVIGTGGIGKVSLRSLLLFASAGLIGTVGGRLTRFLAIEKVGAAVAAAVGNLTPLIASLLAILLLGERVTLPILAGTVVIVVGTVLLSTSGQRLGFRPWQIVLPLTSATCFGIVAIIRKVALGEMGPVLGTAINVTTAMIAFSTLMLASGHHGLRKCRGRTLVYFVAAGITENAGVFLTIVALGFGAVSVVMPLASSTPIFVLLFTPFFLRGVEILTARVAVGTVLIVLGVYLITALSGR; this comes from the coding sequence ATGACCGCCCCCGCGATCGTTCCCGCGCTGGCCCTCGCCGCCGCCGTGCTCTCCGCGGCGGCGACGATCTTCGTCCGTCAGGGCCTCCGCCGCAGCGATCCTTACACCGGCGTCTGGATCAACATGATCGTCGGCGCCGTGGGCCTGTGGATCTGCGTGATCGGCACGGGCGGGATCGGAAAAGTGTCTCTGCGCAGCCTGCTCCTGTTCGCCTCCGCGGGGCTGATCGGAACGGTCGGGGGTCGCCTCACCCGCTTCCTCGCCATCGAGAAGGTGGGCGCCGCCGTCGCCGCCGCCGTGGGGAACCTGACGCCGCTGATCGCGTCGTTGCTCGCCATCCTGCTGCTCGGGGAGCGCGTGACCCTGCCGATCCTCGCCGGCACGGTCGTCATCGTGGTGGGGACCGTCCTGCTCTCGACGAGCGGGCAGCGTCTCGGCTTCCGCCCGTGGCAGATCGTGCTGCCCCTCACCTCCGCCACCTGCTTCGGGATCGTCGCGATCATCCGGAAAGTCGCCCTGGGCGAGATGGGCCCGGTCCTCGGGACTGCGATCAACGTGACGACGGCGATGATCGCGTTCAGCACGCTGATGCTGGCGAGCGGCCACCATGGCCTCCGCAAGTGTCGCGGCCGGACGCTCGTTTACTTCGTCGCGGCCGGCATCACGGAGAACGCGGGGGTCTTCCTGACCATCGTCGCTCTGGGTTTCGGCGCGGTCAGCGTCGTCATGCCGCTCGCGTCGTCGACGCCGATCTTCGTGCTCCTCTTCACCCCGTTCTTCCTCCGCGGGGTGGAGATTCTCACCGCCCGGGTCGCCGTGGGGACAGTGCTCATCGTCCTCGGGGTCTACTTGATCACGGCGCTGTCGGGGCGCTAG
- a CDS encoding ATP-binding protein has translation MKSSLRTLLLGFSSVAIVAVTLSGLALNLHDRSTAARTRLSEQTERLGTAAAPLLLDSLVVGDLARAEQTLRSLNAESVWSRVALYESDGRRLIFDASPDNLKRSGAPRWVKHLVPVTLEEHRVAIAAPPVVYGVLAVTPSVQSLESDLWTEIRTMIAVTGVLLVTLLGLIHVILLVGLRPVRALAESAARLGSGDLTARMPETRLSEMAPTVRAFNSMAASLEQALHEARTREARLESLVEISGDLSRMQELDSLLGRIAEACGRLVNTDWAGFRLVDGEDLVIAGTVGHSDYMVTPRLRIGSSLAGTVAASGRPLLVRDPANDPRVLPEHAKEMRRFGARGFLGVPAKIGDRVVGVLSFQTKREEGFSPEDMAIATAFASHAAITVENRRLLLESRRAYDELAETQGQLEQAQKMDAIGRLAGGVAHDFNNLLTVILGRAEILLHQLKPENPMHRGIELIHRTAGRAADLTRQLLAFGRKQVLEPVVLDLSEVTTDLKDMLGRLIGEDIALLTTPTPGLGRVKADRGQIEQVVMNLAVNARDAMPQGGRLILETANVELDDEYVRRHVGARPGPHVMLAVTDTGSGIPREIQAHIFEPFFTTKEQGKGTGLGLATVYGIVKQSGGYIEVDSEPDQGTTFRIYLPRLDAAATTVDRGARPAAAAGGTEIILLVEDEEGVRELARDILRASGYTVLEARNGPEALLLCERHQGPIDLLLTDVVMPRMSGRELAERLGPLRPDLSVLYMSGYTDDAVIRHGALGAGTAFLQKPFTPAALVQRVRETLDLATAGNSA, from the coding sequence GTGAAATCCAGCCTCCGTACGCTTCTGCTGGGCTTCTCGAGCGTCGCGATCGTCGCCGTCACGCTGAGCGGCCTCGCCCTCAACCTGCACGATCGCAGCACCGCGGCCCGGACGAGGCTGAGCGAGCAGACGGAGCGGCTCGGAACGGCGGCGGCTCCCCTGCTTCTCGACTCGCTGGTGGTCGGCGATCTGGCGCGGGCCGAGCAGACGCTGCGGAGCCTGAACGCGGAATCGGTGTGGAGCCGCGTGGCCCTCTACGAGAGCGACGGCCGCCGGCTTATCTTCGACGCCTCTCCCGACAATCTGAAGCGATCCGGGGCCCCTCGCTGGGTCAAGCACCTGGTTCCGGTGACGCTCGAGGAGCATCGGGTCGCGATCGCGGCGCCGCCCGTGGTCTACGGCGTGCTCGCGGTGACTCCTTCGGTGCAGAGCCTGGAAAGCGACCTCTGGACCGAGATCCGCACCATGATCGCGGTGACCGGCGTGCTCCTGGTGACCCTGCTCGGCCTGATCCACGTGATCCTGCTCGTCGGCCTGCGGCCGGTGCGCGCCCTCGCTGAGAGCGCGGCCCGGCTCGGCAGCGGAGACCTCACCGCCCGGATGCCGGAGACCAGGCTCAGCGAGATGGCGCCCACCGTGCGCGCCTTCAACTCGATGGCGGCCAGCCTCGAGCAGGCGCTGCACGAGGCACGCACCCGTGAGGCCCGGCTGGAAAGCCTCGTCGAGATCAGCGGCGACCTGTCGCGGATGCAGGAGCTCGACTCCCTCCTCGGGCGCATCGCGGAGGCGTGCGGGCGTCTTGTCAACACCGACTGGGCGGGCTTCCGCCTCGTGGACGGCGAGGATCTGGTCATCGCCGGAACGGTGGGGCACAGCGACTACATGGTGACACCGCGTCTCAGGATCGGCAGTAGCCTGGCCGGGACCGTGGCCGCCTCCGGACGCCCGCTCTTGGTGCGGGATCCCGCCAACGATCCCCGCGTGCTCCCCGAGCACGCGAAGGAGATGCGCCGCTTCGGCGCCCGCGGGTTCCTGGGGGTACCCGCCAAGATCGGAGACCGGGTAGTCGGCGTCCTCAGCTTCCAGACCAAGCGGGAGGAGGGATTCTCACCGGAGGACATGGCCATCGCCACGGCCTTCGCCTCCCACGCGGCGATCACGGTCGAGAACCGCCGATTGCTGCTCGAGTCCCGCCGCGCCTACGACGAGCTGGCCGAGACCCAGGGCCAGCTCGAGCAGGCTCAGAAGATGGACGCCATCGGCCGGCTCGCGGGCGGCGTCGCTCACGACTTCAACAACCTCCTGACCGTCATCCTCGGGCGCGCCGAGATCCTGCTGCACCAGCTGAAGCCCGAGAATCCGATGCACCGCGGCATCGAGCTGATCCACCGCACCGCCGGCCGTGCCGCGGACCTGACGCGCCAGCTCCTTGCCTTCGGCCGCAAGCAGGTGCTCGAGCCAGTCGTCCTCGATCTGAGCGAGGTGACCACGGACCTGAAGGACATGCTGGGGCGGCTCATCGGTGAGGACATCGCGCTCCTGACCACGCCGACCCCGGGGCTCGGACGCGTGAAGGCCGACCGCGGCCAGATCGAGCAGGTGGTGATGAACCTGGCCGTCAACGCGCGCGACGCCATGCCCCAGGGCGGCCGCCTCATCCTCGAGACCGCGAACGTGGAGCTCGACGACGAGTACGTGCGCCGGCACGTCGGGGCGCGGCCCGGTCCTCATGTCATGCTCGCCGTCACCGATACCGGCAGCGGTATCCCGCGCGAGATCCAGGCGCACATTTTCGAACCGTTCTTCACCACCAAGGAGCAGGGAAAGGGTACCGGACTGGGCCTGGCCACCGTCTACGGCATCGTCAAGCAGAGCGGCGGGTACATCGAGGTGGACAGCGAGCCGGACCAGGGCACGACGTTCCGGATCTACCTGCCCCGGCTCGATGCCGCGGCTACCACGGTGGATCGAGGCGCGCGGCCGGCCGCGGCCGCGGGCGGCACCGAGATCATTCTGCTCGTGGAGGACGAGGAGGGCGTGCGCGAGCTGGCGCGCGACATCCTCCGGGCCAGCGGCTACACCGTGCTCGAGGCGCGCAACGGCCCCGAGGCTCTGTTGCTCTGCGAGCGGCACCAGGGCCCGATCGATCTCCTCCTCACGGACGTGGTCATGCCCCGGATGAGCGGCCGCGAGCTGGCCGAACGCCTGGGTCCGCTCCGGCCCGACCTCAGCGTGCTCTACATGTCGGGTTACACCGACGACGCGGTCATCCGCCACGGCGCGCTCGGCGCGGGCACCGCGTTCCTGCAGAAGCCCTTCACGCCCGCCGCCCTCGTCCAGCGCGTCCGCGAGACGCTCGACCTCGCGACCGCGGGCAACTCCGCGTAA
- a CDS encoding adenylate/guanylate cyclase domain-containing protein has protein sequence MKCAGCGQQSPAGSRFCAGCGARLVPACPACGAELPLDARFCPQCGQASLTGAAVTAEFASPATYTPKHLAERILTSKAALEGERKQVTVLFVDVSDFTALSARLDPEDVHALMTRAFELMLAEVHRYEGTVNQFLGDGIMALFGAPIAHEDHAQRAVRAALGIARALEDYRRDLERERALSFKVRQGLNSGLVVVGSIGNDLRMDYTAVGDTTNVAARLQQGAEPGHIVIGETTYRLVADYFDTRSLGELSVRGKAEPIRAWIVEAAREGRTRLDAGAQRGLTPLVGRGRELEALEAALARTRAGHGQVVFVVGEPGIGKSRLLYEFRGRASEADWREGHCLSFGRATAFHPLVDLLKRWVGIDERDAEDVAVTKVEGAVAAIGDDVRAAAPYLLYLLSPGAADAAITALDPRERRGGIFEALRRMILRAAEGRPQIVVIEDLHWIDRATEEFLAVLGDSVPASPVLLIFTYRPGYAQPFGERTYHTRIVPAPLSEPESARMAAAILASDALPDTLRSAIAAKAEGNPFYVEEVVRSLREAGAIRVENGRFVLTARLDDVVIPDTIHDVIMARIDRLEEAPKRTLQTASVIGRDFTQRLVERLSEVRGRSDTLLRELRAVELIYETGVFPEVAYRFKHALTQDVAYRSLLVQRRRELHGLIGAAIEALYADRLTEHYEVLAHHFSLAEDWRRAFDYLLKAGEKAAAAFALRDALALYDQALGVADRLGGALPAAARMAIHQAKSSHAFFLGDFNQGRAEGERWLALAEGAGDRAAAASALAWTSFATMWAQDFDAASDYARRAIEVGGAADVPAAVGGGYLTMAYVNALSGRHDKAGSEFDEALRVSRIARDPAREILTLQMHGVFHGWRGDYGRAHAGADEAVRLARDHGLLVLYLRSLWTRGLTSTSIGDWDGALGDLEEGIAVAERIGDRGFMPRMMNTLGWLHIECDDIERGIDVTGRAAAFARDIRHAFGVEMYTFCTVNLGDAFLAKGDLTLAGEKFDEARRIAEDPKTHEWMKWRYTLHLHASLGEYWLARGDHRRAVEFAERSLAGSRPTRSLKYVARALRLLGDVARRDRRWDDAERALRESVEIARAIAHPNQIWKTELALARLHAATGRRDAAAESLAAARRTIEGLRGGVRDARLLSGLTDGPLIRGVFDASPFD, from the coding sequence ATGAAGTGCGCCGGGTGCGGGCAGCAGAGTCCTGCGGGATCGCGGTTCTGCGCGGGCTGTGGCGCGCGCCTCGTTCCCGCGTGCCCGGCGTGCGGCGCGGAGCTTCCCCTCGACGCCCGCTTCTGTCCTCAGTGTGGGCAGGCCTCGCTCACGGGCGCGGCGGTCACCGCGGAATTCGCGAGCCCGGCGACGTACACCCCCAAGCATCTCGCCGAGCGCATCCTCACCTCGAAGGCCGCCCTCGAGGGCGAGCGCAAGCAGGTCACCGTCCTCTTCGTGGACGTCTCCGACTTCACCGCGCTCTCGGCGCGGCTCGACCCCGAGGACGTGCACGCGCTGATGACGCGCGCCTTCGAGCTCATGCTGGCCGAGGTCCATCGGTACGAAGGCACCGTGAACCAGTTCCTCGGTGACGGCATCATGGCGCTCTTCGGCGCGCCCATCGCTCACGAGGACCATGCGCAACGGGCCGTGCGGGCCGCCCTCGGCATCGCGCGCGCCCTCGAGGATTATCGACGCGACCTGGAGCGCGAGCGCGCCCTGAGCTTCAAGGTGCGCCAGGGCCTCAACAGCGGGCTGGTCGTCGTCGGGAGCATCGGCAACGACCTCCGGATGGACTATACGGCGGTCGGGGACACGACCAACGTCGCCGCGCGCTTGCAGCAGGGTGCCGAGCCCGGACACATCGTGATCGGCGAAACCACGTACCGTCTCGTCGCCGACTACTTCGACACCCGGTCGCTCGGTGAGCTGTCCGTGCGCGGCAAGGCGGAGCCCATCCGCGCGTGGATCGTCGAGGCCGCGCGCGAAGGCCGGACGAGGCTCGATGCCGGTGCCCAGCGCGGGCTCACGCCGCTCGTCGGACGCGGGCGAGAGCTCGAGGCGCTCGAGGCCGCCCTCGCCCGGACCCGCGCCGGGCACGGGCAGGTCGTGTTCGTCGTCGGGGAGCCGGGGATCGGCAAGTCGCGCCTGCTCTACGAGTTCCGCGGGCGCGCGAGCGAGGCCGACTGGCGCGAAGGGCATTGCCTCTCCTTCGGCCGCGCCACGGCCTTTCATCCGCTCGTCGACCTTCTCAAGCGATGGGTGGGCATCGACGAGCGTGATGCCGAGGATGTCGCGGTGACGAAGGTCGAGGGCGCCGTGGCGGCCATCGGCGACGACGTGCGCGCGGCGGCGCCCTACCTGCTCTATCTTCTCTCGCCCGGGGCGGCCGACGCCGCCATCACCGCGCTCGATCCGCGCGAGCGCCGCGGCGGCATCTTCGAGGCGCTCCGCAGAATGATCCTGCGCGCGGCCGAAGGGCGGCCGCAGATCGTGGTGATCGAGGACCTCCACTGGATCGATCGGGCGACCGAGGAGTTCCTGGCCGTGCTCGGCGACAGCGTGCCCGCGAGCCCGGTGCTCCTGATCTTCACCTACCGCCCCGGCTACGCGCAACCCTTCGGGGAGCGCACGTATCACACGCGGATCGTGCCGGCGCCGCTGTCGGAGCCCGAGAGCGCCCGCATGGCCGCGGCCATCCTCGCGAGCGACGCGTTACCCGACACGCTCCGGAGCGCCATCGCCGCCAAGGCCGAAGGCAATCCGTTCTATGTCGAGGAGGTCGTGCGCTCGCTGCGCGAGGCGGGGGCGATCCGCGTCGAGAACGGCCGCTTCGTGCTCACCGCGCGGCTCGACGACGTCGTCATCCCCGACACGATCCACGACGTGATCATGGCGCGCATCGACCGGCTGGAGGAGGCCCCGAAGCGGACGTTGCAGACCGCCTCCGTCATCGGGCGCGATTTCACGCAGCGCCTCGTCGAGCGCCTGAGCGAGGTCCGCGGCCGGAGCGACACGCTCCTGCGCGAGCTGCGGGCCGTGGAGCTGATCTACGAGACGGGCGTGTTCCCCGAGGTCGCCTACCGCTTCAAGCACGCCCTCACCCAGGACGTCGCCTATCGCTCGTTGCTCGTCCAGCGCCGTCGCGAGCTGCATGGTCTGATCGGCGCCGCCATCGAAGCGCTCTACGCCGACCGTCTCACCGAGCACTACGAGGTCCTCGCCCATCATTTCTCCCTCGCGGAAGACTGGCGGCGCGCCTTCGACTACCTGCTGAAGGCCGGAGAGAAGGCGGCGGCGGCCTTCGCGCTGCGTGACGCGCTGGCCTTGTACGACCAGGCGCTGGGCGTCGCCGATCGCCTCGGGGGCGCCCTGCCCGCCGCCGCCCGCATGGCCATCCACCAGGCGAAATCGTCCCACGCGTTTTTCCTCGGCGACTTCAACCAGGGCCGGGCCGAGGGGGAGCGATGGCTCGCCCTCGCCGAGGGCGCGGGCGATCGGGCGGCCGCGGCGTCGGCGCTGGCGTGGACGAGCTTCGCCACCATGTGGGCGCAGGACTTCGACGCGGCCAGCGACTATGCGCGCCGCGCCATCGAAGTCGGCGGCGCCGCCGACGTCCCCGCCGCGGTGGGTGGCGGCTACCTCACCATGGCCTACGTGAATGCCCTGAGCGGCCGGCACGACAAGGCGGGCTCGGAGTTCGACGAGGCGCTTCGCGTCAGCCGCATCGCGCGCGATCCGGCGCGCGAGATCCTCACCCTGCAGATGCATGGCGTCTTCCACGGCTGGCGCGGCGACTACGGGCGCGCGCACGCCGGCGCCGACGAGGCGGTCCGCCTCGCGCGCGACCATGGCTTGCTCGTCCTCTATCTGCGCAGCCTGTGGACGCGCGGACTGACGTCGACGTCGATCGGCGACTGGGACGGCGCCCTGGGTGACCTCGAGGAAGGCATCGCGGTGGCCGAACGGATCGGCGACCGCGGCTTCATGCCTCGGATGATGAACACCCTCGGCTGGCTGCACATCGAGTGCGACGACATCGAGCGCGGGATCGATGTGACAGGTCGGGCGGCCGCGTTCGCCCGCGACATCCGCCACGCCTTCGGCGTCGAGATGTACACCTTCTGCACCGTCAACCTCGGTGACGCCTTCCTGGCCAAGGGTGACCTCACGCTGGCCGGCGAGAAGTTCGACGAGGCGCGACGCATCGCCGAAGACCCCAAGACCCACGAGTGGATGAAGTGGCGCTATACGCTGCACCTCCACGCGAGCCTCGGCGAGTACTGGCTGGCCCGCGGCGACCATCGGCGGGCCGTCGAGTTCGCCGAGCGTTCGCTGGCGGGGTCGCGGCCGACCCGGTCGCTCAAGTACGTCGCGCGGGCCCTGCGGCTCCTCGGCGACGTCGCGCGCCGGGACCGGCGGTGGGACGACGCCGAGCGCGCGTTGCGGGAGTCGGTCGAAATCGCCCGCGCCATCGCGCATCCCAACCAGATCTGGAAGACGGAGCTGGCCCTGGCGCGACTCCATGCCGCCACGGGCCGGCGTGATGCGGCGGCCGAATCTCTCGCGGCGGCTCGCCGGACCATCGAGGGGCTCCGGGGCGGGGTGCGGGACGCGCGTCTGCTCTCTGGGCTCACCGACGGCCCGCTGATCCGCGGCGTCTTCGACGCCTCCCCCTTCGACTGA
- a CDS encoding phosphate/phosphite/phosphonate ABC transporter substrate-binding protein — translation MRHPAKLLVVLAVLLQPWTAAAQQAPLAFGVLNQQSPALTAERWNPILHYAGMVSGVPLQLRMGRTVQETNAMMARGDFDFVFTNHNFQSEFDILGFKVIARWAGEPIRAVIAVPADSPIHHLHQLEGKRVSFPSTDAFVAYAVPLVALKRAGVRVEQVFGGNQEGTLAQVKARRVEAGAANSRFLSQYAEREHVQFREIYVSEGFPDLAVIAHPRVPAATVERVRRALLGMSSDPSAASVLTLAKSKGFEAAGDRDYDGVRRVYRLVGQ, via the coding sequence ATGAGACACCCGGCGAAACTCCTCGTCGTCCTGGCGGTGCTGCTGCAGCCGTGGACCGCCGCCGCTCAGCAGGCGCCGTTGGCGTTCGGCGTGCTGAATCAGCAGAGCCCGGCTCTCACTGCGGAGCGGTGGAACCCTATCCTCCACTACGCGGGCATGGTGAGCGGCGTGCCGCTCCAGCTCAGGATGGGCCGCACAGTGCAGGAAACCAACGCGATGATGGCCCGCGGCGACTTCGACTTCGTGTTCACCAATCACAATTTTCAATCGGAGTTCGACATCCTCGGCTTCAAGGTGATCGCCCGCTGGGCGGGAGAGCCGATCCGGGCGGTCATCGCGGTGCCCGCGGACAGCCCGATCCACCACCTGCACCAGCTGGAAGGCAAGCGCGTATCCTTCCCCTCCACCGATGCCTTCGTGGCCTACGCCGTCCCGCTCGTGGCCCTGAAGCGGGCGGGGGTCCGCGTCGAGCAGGTGTTCGGCGGCAACCAGGAAGGCACCCTGGCCCAAGTCAAGGCCAGACGCGTCGAGGCGGGTGCGGCCAACTCCCGCTTTCTCAGCCAGTACGCGGAGCGCGAGCACGTGCAGTTCCGCGAGATCTACGTGTCCGAGGGCTTCCCCGACTTGGCGGTGATCGCGCATCCCCGGGTGCCCGCCGCCACCGTCGAGCGCGTGCGCCGCGCCCTGCTCGGAATGAGCAGCGATCCCAGCGCGGCTTCCGTCCTGACCCTCGCCAAGTCCAAGGGGTTCGAGGCGGCCGGCGACCGCGACTACGACGGCGTCCGGCGCGTCTACCGACTCGTCGGCCAGTGA
- a CDS encoding sulfite exporter TauE/SafE family protein, which yields MVYSGLVLFLAYFVRGMAGFGSGLIAVPLLSFVSPVTSVVPLVVSLDYLGSASQGIKNLRQIAWKEQLALVPFMLVGVGLGLYLLRAVSTAALARALGAFVIFYAMYQVLPLPALRGSRLFATGCGLLGGLVGTLFGSGGPFYVIYLNLRNLEKAPFRATFASNFLIDGGIRLIAYAILGLFRWETLVSMAGALPIVAAGLFLGGRIQTRFSQRAFVWLISALLIGSGAGLLFKG from the coding sequence GTGGTCTACTCCGGGCTGGTCCTGTTCCTGGCCTACTTCGTCCGGGGCATGGCGGGATTCGGCTCAGGCCTCATCGCGGTTCCACTCCTGAGCTTCGTCTCGCCCGTCACCTCCGTCGTGCCGCTGGTCGTCTCGCTGGACTATCTCGGCTCAGCCAGCCAGGGGATCAAGAACCTGCGCCAGATCGCGTGGAAGGAGCAGCTCGCCCTCGTCCCGTTCATGCTCGTGGGCGTGGGGCTCGGGCTGTACCTGCTCCGCGCCGTCTCGACGGCGGCGCTGGCCCGGGCGCTCGGGGCGTTCGTTATCTTCTATGCGATGTACCAGGTGCTCCCGCTCCCCGCGCTGCGCGGCTCGCGTCTCTTCGCGACCGGGTGCGGGCTACTGGGCGGCCTCGTCGGGACGCTGTTCGGGAGCGGGGGCCCCTTCTATGTCATCTACCTGAACCTACGTAATCTCGAGAAGGCCCCCTTCCGCGCGACCTTCGCGTCGAACTTCCTGATCGACGGCGGCATCCGGCTCATCGCCTACGCCATCCTGGGCCTGTTCCGCTGGGAGACGCTCGTATCCATGGCCGGCGCCCTTCCGATCGTGGCGGCCGGACTCTTCCTGGGCGGCCGCATCCAAACCCGCTTCTCGCAGCGCGCCTTCGTCTGGCTCATCAGCGCATTGCTCATCGGCAGTGGCGCCGGCCTGCTCTTCAAGGGCTGA
- a CDS encoding MFS transporter, producing the protein MRERFTGLWRDREFLKYWTASAISDVGSQITALVLPLIGALTLAASPWEMGVLTAAGSAPALLVGLFAGVWVDRLRRRPVLIATDVSRAALLLLIPLASVLGVLGIELLCAVAFLVGALGLLFDVAHLAFLPSLIGRDQLVDGNSKLEVTAAGAQVVGPSLGGALVGLLGAAFAVVLDALSLLASAWLITWTRASEPAPTRAVDRAGVWAEILEGLRVVLAHPLLRALVACSATMTLFGRMFLAVYVLYMARDLGLGPVGIGLVLATGGIGSLAGAIVAGPLGRRWGPGPAMIAAQLCFGLTGLLVPLAVLVPRIAIPMLVASEFGQWMAVIVYWVHAVSVRQAIMPDRLQGRVNATIRFMAGGAQPIGALIGGAVGALIGLPLTLVVAELGCLLAVVWLVVSPVRHLRAVPALL; encoded by the coding sequence ATGCGTGAGCGCTTCACGGGCCTGTGGCGCGATCGCGAGTTCCTGAAGTACTGGACCGCCTCCGCCATCTCCGACGTCGGCTCGCAGATTACCGCCCTGGTGCTCCCGCTGATCGGGGCCCTCACGCTCGCTGCCTCGCCGTGGGAGATGGGCGTGCTCACCGCGGCGGGCAGCGCGCCCGCCCTGCTCGTCGGGCTCTTCGCGGGCGTGTGGGTCGACCGGCTGCGGCGGCGGCCCGTGTTGATCGCGACTGACGTGAGTCGGGCCGCCCTCCTGCTCCTGATTCCGCTCGCCAGCGTGCTGGGCGTGCTGGGCATCGAGCTGCTCTGCGCCGTTGCCTTTCTCGTCGGCGCCCTCGGCCTGCTCTTCGACGTCGCGCATCTTGCCTTCCTGCCCTCGCTGATTGGCCGCGACCAGCTCGTCGACGGCAACAGCAAGCTCGAGGTCACGGCGGCGGGCGCGCAGGTGGTCGGCCCGAGCCTCGGCGGCGCCCTGGTAGGGCTCCTCGGCGCCGCCTTCGCCGTCGTGCTCGACGCGCTGTCCCTGCTCGCGTCGGCATGGCTGATCACGTGGACGCGCGCCAGCGAGCCGGCACCGACGCGCGCGGTCGACCGTGCCGGCGTGTGGGCCGAGATCCTCGAGGGGCTGCGCGTGGTCCTTGCCCATCCGCTGCTGCGCGCGCTGGTGGCGTGCTCGGCCACCATGACGCTCTTCGGCCGCATGTTCCTGGCCGTCTACGTCCTCTACATGGCGCGGGACCTGGGGCTCGGCCCCGTCGGCATCGGCCTGGTCCTGGCCACCGGCGGCATCGGCTCGCTGGCCGGCGCCATCGTCGCGGGCCCGCTGGGGCGTCGCTGGGGTCCTGGTCCCGCGATGATCGCCGCGCAGCTCTGCTTCGGCCTGACCGGCCTGCTCGTGCCCCTCGCGGTGCTCGTGCCGCGTATCGCCATCCCGATGCTGGTCGCGTCGGAATTCGGCCAGTGGATGGCGGTCATCGTCTACTGGGTACACGCGGTGAGCGTGCGTCAGGCCATCATGCCCGACCGGCTCCAGGGACGCGTCAACGCCACCATCCGCTTCATGGCGGGCGGGGCGCAGCCGATCGGCGCCCTGATCGGCGGCGCCGTCGGCGCGCTGATCGGCCTGCCCCTCACCCTCGTGGTCGCCGAGCTCGGGTGTCTGCTCGCCGTGGTCTGGCTCGTCGTCTCCCCGGTGCGCCACTTGCGCGCCGTGCCCGCGCTCCTCTGA
- a CDS encoding LL-diaminopimelate aminotransferase, protein MARINEAFLNLQASYLFAEVKRRSQAYREAHPDARLIDLGIGDVTLPLPPAVVQALEVAVHEQASAKTLKGYGPYVGYEFLRAAIAAHDFGARDVKLGADEIFVSDGGKSDAANIQELFAQDSVVALMDPAYPVYADANVMAGRSRPADSTGRYADFVYLPCTAENDFQPALPDRHVDLIYLCYPNNPTGAVMTRAALGRWVDYARAHEAVIVYDAAYEAYIRDSEIPRSIYEIEGAREVAIESRSFSKSAGFTGLRMAYTVVPREAQGRTAEGRGVSLNQLWLRRQSTKSNGPPYVIQRAAAAVYTPEGQEQVRALIDHYMENARIIRAGLEAAGLTVYGGRNAPYIWIRTPAGVSSWDFFDRLLAEAQVIGVPGSGFGPSGEGYFRVTAFGSRAQSAEAVERIAARLRG, encoded by the coding sequence GTGGCCAGGATCAACGAGGCCTTCCTGAACCTCCAGGCGAGCTATCTCTTCGCTGAGGTCAAGCGGCGGAGCCAGGCCTATCGCGAGGCGCACCCCGATGCGCGGCTGATCGACCTGGGGATCGGCGACGTCACCCTGCCCCTTCCCCCGGCGGTGGTCCAGGCCCTGGAGGTGGCCGTCCACGAGCAGGCGAGCGCCAAGACGCTCAAGGGCTATGGCCCCTACGTGGGCTACGAGTTCCTCCGCGCCGCGATCGCCGCGCACGACTTCGGCGCACGTGACGTCAAGCTCGGGGCCGACGAGATCTTCGTGAGTGACGGCGGCAAGAGCGACGCCGCGAACATCCAGGAGCTGTTCGCGCAGGACTCCGTGGTGGCCCTGATGGACCCCGCCTACCCGGTGTACGCGGACGCCAACGTGATGGCCGGCCGATCGCGTCCGGCCGACAGCACGGGGCGCTATGCCGACTTCGTGTATCTGCCGTGCACCGCGGAGAACGACTTCCAGCCGGCGTTGCCCGATCGGCACGTCGACCTGATCTACCTCTGCTACCCGAACAATCCGACGGGCGCGGTGATGACGCGCGCGGCCCTCGGGCGCTGGGTCGACTATGCCCGCGCGCACGAGGCGGTGATCGTCTACGACGCCGCCTACGAGGCGTACATCCGGGACTCCGAGATCCCGCGCTCGATCTACGAGATCGAGGGGGCGCGCGAGGTGGCCATCGAATCCCGCAGCTTCTCGAAGAGCGCCGGATTCACCGGCTTGCGGATGGCCTACACGGTCGTGCCGCGCGAGGCGCAGGGGCGGACGGCCGAGGGCCGTGGCGTGAGCCTGAACCAGCTCTGGCTCCGCAGACAGTCGACGAAGTCGAACGGTCCGCCGTATGTCATTCAGCGCGCCGCCGCGGCCGTCTACACGCCGGAGGGCCAGGAACAGGTCCGAGCCCTGATCGACCACTACATGGAGAACGCCCGCATCATCCGCGCGGGCCTGGAAGCGGCTGGTCTCACCGTGTACGGCGGGCGCAATGCGCCGTACATCTGGATCCGCACGCCGGCCGGCGTGTCGTCGTGGGATTTTTTCGATCGCCTCCTCGCCGAAGCCCAGGTGATCGGCGTGCCCGGATCCGGCTTCGGCCCGAGCGGCGAGGGCTACTTCCGCGTCACGGCCTTCGGCTCCCGCGCGCAGAGTGCCGAGGCGGTCGAGCGCATCGCGGCCCGCCTGCGCGGATAG